A region from the Chitinophaga sp. Cy-1792 genome encodes:
- a CDS encoding Crp/Fnr family transcriptional regulator, translating into MKILRDHFEKLISLTDAEYDYVMQFFKLRRVPKKQLLLQEGDNVSYEYFVVSGVLKAYVLDEEEKQHILQFAMEDWWTTDYLALYTGVPARVFLEAVEPTEVLCITKADKDQLCAAMHKMEHFFRIKNQHGYIGLQQRILSMLTNNAKDRYEQLLQQYPALIQRVPKHDLAAFLGVSRETLSRLYGRSKEM; encoded by the coding sequence ATGAAGATATTAAGAGACCATTTTGAAAAGCTGATTAGTCTGACCGATGCTGAATATGACTATGTCATGCAGTTTTTCAAGTTACGGCGTGTACCCAAAAAGCAGCTCCTTTTACAGGAAGGCGACAACGTCAGCTATGAATATTTCGTTGTTTCCGGGGTACTGAAAGCCTATGTACTGGACGAAGAAGAGAAGCAGCATATCCTGCAGTTTGCCATGGAAGACTGGTGGACCACCGACTATCTGGCCTTGTATACCGGCGTTCCCGCACGTGTATTCCTGGAAGCAGTGGAGCCTACTGAAGTGCTGTGTATTACAAAAGCTGATAAAGACCAGCTCTGTGCAGCGATGCATAAGATGGAGCATTTCTTCCGCATCAAAAACCAGCACGGGTATATAGGACTGCAGCAGCGGATCCTGTCTATGCTCACCAACAATGCCAAAGACCGCTACGAACAGTTGCTGCAACAATACCCTGCCCTGATACAGCGGGTTCCCAAACATGACCTGGCGGCCTTCCTGGGCGTGAGCAGGGAAACGCTGAGCCGATTATACGGCCGTTCCAAAGAAATGTGA
- a CDS encoding type 1 glutamine amidotransferase domain-containing protein, producing the protein MSNNNKHSKKVLFVVTSHSDLGNTGKKTGIWIEEFAAPYYYLTDKGVEITIASPKGGQAPIDPKSTEPDAQTPATKRYYGDAATQEKLSHTVLLSTVNQSDYDAVFYPGGHGPMWDLANDATSAKLISDFSGHNKPVAFVCHAPAALKNVKAANGEPFVRGKKVTGFSNSEEAAVGLVSVVPFLLEDGLKAVGGIYEKGPDWQSFSVQDGLLITGQNPASSDAVAEKLLQQLSK; encoded by the coding sequence ATGAGCAACAATAATAAGCACTCAAAAAAGGTACTGTTCGTAGTTACCTCCCATAGCGATCTTGGCAATACCGGCAAGAAAACCGGCATCTGGATAGAAGAATTTGCCGCGCCCTATTATTACCTGACAGATAAAGGCGTTGAGATCACCATTGCCTCCCCTAAAGGCGGCCAGGCGCCTATCGATCCGAAAAGCACGGAGCCTGACGCACAGACGCCTGCTACAAAAAGATATTACGGTGACGCAGCTACGCAGGAAAAACTGTCGCATACCGTGTTACTGTCGACAGTAAATCAAAGCGATTACGACGCTGTATTCTATCCTGGCGGTCATGGCCCGATGTGGGACCTTGCCAATGACGCCACCTCTGCAAAACTCATCAGCGATTTTTCCGGACATAACAAACCGGTTGCTTTTGTATGCCACGCGCCGGCTGCCTTAAAAAATGTAAAGGCTGCCAATGGTGAGCCATTTGTCAGGGGCAAAAAGGTTACCGGCTTCAGCAACAGCGAGGAAGCCGCTGTAGGACTGGTTTCTGTGGTTCCATTCCTGCTGGAGGACGGACTGAAGGCAGTGGGTGGTATCTATGAAAAAGGGCCCGACTGGCAGTCATTTTCCGTACAGGACGGCCTGCTGATTACCGGCCAGAATCCTGCTTCTTCGGATGCCGTGGCAGAGAAGCTGTTGCAGCAATTATCCAAATAA
- a CDS encoding PKD domain-containing protein translates to MCNNRCTIVGKLLFIFVSLFLVALDGQAQFTIRESFGGSSVISNNLILGGNAKLTAATGEDPEGLGWLRLTEDSTNKLGYCYANTSFPSNLGVLVEFEYMVYSTNASTVDADGFSVFLFDANYGPGTFALGQDGGALGYGEVDGIARPTGWTLGPGLTGGYVGLGIDEFGNFSEKQTQYDNSAPGIRAQSISLRGPVSGHTVYLAGTGVNLGGTPLAGQKISYGTPSATRPSQAVYYRKVQVVIEHNGANYEISAYMQMSETGVMTKVFGPVTLTSPPPANLKVGFAATTGLYTARHEVKNLLVTTPGAVRVEKSGPASIINNGSMNYEVDVYNDNINPLTGIPVTDTLPAGLQVSNVSFRNNGYTGNSYDGAGSISSQVFAGGKVNLQAASRGTFVFTGKYTVTDSLPHILKNVSYAKAPSGFTDPDPSNDTAIIYTYRQPAISGNNVTVCSSVPVGLNLQTMAGANVSWTVTTTGNITGAANGSATADGTGKLAFNPVLTNTGTATATATYVFTPSYTYTSPKDGTPVPITGNPVTVVVTLNPAPKVTVPSDISACAGATIPAITLGSNINGSDFSWTNSNPINILLPATGTGATIPAFTVQNNNGAAVTGKIIVTAMANGCAGKDSFNITINPKPAPAFTLNNNSQCLTGNSFVFTNTTTGTGNTYLWDFGDGTTSTTASPTHSYTSYGSYSVKLKVTNASGCTDSVTRTAVVYHTPEVAFIYSVISTNNNSTFSFTDQSVVIPATGATWFWTFGDGTTSSQQNPTHTYSQAGTYTVTLSITTANGCTAIYSTTVTVSIDPFVVPGFTINNKEQCLTDNNFIFTNTTTTTGGVTITSYAWNFGDGGTSAATSPSHTYAAPGIYTVTLTVTTSTGHTDVVTQSVEVNPIPTVNKPADQVLCNNTATTAINFTGSNAGTVFNWTNNNPAIGLAASGTGNIPAFTAVNTGATNQVATITITPVRDGCTGTAQTMTITVIPTPTVTTSGNQVVCAGQATAVVTFGSNVAGTTFAWMNDNTSIGLPASGTGNIPSFTGINMTALPVIANISVTPAANGCTGITAAATITVNPTPALNNSLTPTPVCDNSVFSYVPTSATPGATFTWSRPAVAGISNPAASGTGNPQETLHNTTTGNVTVPYTFVVTANGCSNTQIVNLVVKPTPTLSSPLTPADVCSGMPFLYEPGSATPGASFTWARAVVPGISNPAASGTGSVNETLVNTTTAPVTVYYNYSINANGCMSAANVAVKVKPTPALSSSLSPDPICTGAPFVYTPESEIQGTTFAWSRAVVTGISNPAATGTNRINETLHVTDGAVHTVPYVYTLSAGGCSNENTVNATVYPLPVAGFTVNNPLQCLDINSFVFTNTSTSQTSNPTYSWDFGDGNTSTAVNPTHVYAATGIYTVTLTITGGIGCQATTSQTVNVVPPPVASFVYKEVSPAAFDQIQFTNTSRSLVGFTLSYHWDFGDGNTATDISPLHQYSAQGTYTVTLTATSPTGCAAVFTTVVKIESNVQVNAGMNINNEVQCFSVNNFVFTDASVVGRSGGFITGFYWDFGDGASSTLQNPVHVYGAPGLYTVTHAVITSFGYTDTIRVTVEVVENPVLIQEPNKTVCAGQPVGDQNYRARSGYALSVSWTNNHPEIGLPASGTGPIPSFIAQNNTTAPIVATITVIATDNGCNSAPMIYTITVNPVPDVNAVNDQTICAGTSSTPVTFTGSIPGTVFNWTNNNTAIGLGASGTGSIPAFTAVATSLSAVVTVTPTAFGCTGTAQQFRFRALPTPVLTSTSNPDAICSGAPFTYIPTSNVATATFSWTRAAVPGISNPANAGTDSVEETLINTTNAPVTVTYIYQVTSPGCGVNSATVQVVVKPLPQLSSTTTPPDICNNTVFSYNPTSNVAGATFTWSRNASTSLSNPAASGSGNPNETLVNISTDLARAIYSFTVNAAGCFNSQNVVVIVAPSVQLTSSATPPPVCSGAPFSYSVRTNAPGATTTWTRAAVTGITPATGTGTGNISETLTNTTTNPINVVYTYTFTYLGCTSTQNVTVTVSPAPQINTIPPNVEVCAGQTVPPVLLNSRVSGSQFTWTNDNVNIGLGASGEGNIPAFVATDEFGTPIIGTVAINAVSPGGCTLPAPITYTVTVHPTPSGVITTPGGTSFCAGNSVPLIAKGGDTYQWYRNGTAIAGATSATYLATTDGVYTVSIYTNFGCNVIQAGSIQVTSTTKPVAGFTVYPTCENMPVMFTNQSQVTGTVSYSWTDNIGNTSSALSPMFVYPAGSYSMQLTVTPQNCPILASSITKTFDVETPVPGMRLPQVNTTANNPVQLNARNIGAGTTYAWLPVTGLDNATIMTPMATLTADQQYLINMTTTNGCVTTDTMLVRVRGNDIIFIPNTVTPNGDGKNDKFVIVGLEKYPGSPIYIYNRWGNQVYQNKNYDNSWTGDGLNEGTYYYILKLRLPSGDTKDYKGWIELLR, encoded by the coding sequence ATGTGCAATAATCGCTGTACTATCGTCGGTAAACTCCTGTTTATTTTTGTATCGTTGTTTCTTGTAGCTTTGGATGGTCAGGCCCAGTTTACAATAAGAGAATCTTTTGGAGGAAGTTCTGTCATCTCCAATAACCTTATTTTAGGAGGAAACGCCAAATTAACTGCCGCCACAGGTGAAGATCCTGAAGGCCTGGGCTGGTTACGGCTTACGGAAGATTCAACCAATAAGCTCGGCTATTGTTACGCGAATACCTCTTTCCCCTCTAATCTTGGTGTACTGGTAGAATTTGAATACATGGTATATTCTACCAATGCCAGTACTGTTGATGCAGATGGATTTTCCGTATTTCTTTTTGATGCTAACTATGGACCGGGCACCTTTGCCTTAGGCCAGGATGGCGGCGCATTAGGATACGGTGAAGTGGATGGAATCGCAAGGCCAACCGGCTGGACACTGGGCCCCGGACTTACTGGTGGTTATGTCGGATTAGGCATTGACGAATTTGGCAACTTCTCAGAAAAACAAACGCAATACGATAATTCCGCTCCCGGCATACGTGCACAAAGTATTTCTTTGCGTGGCCCTGTATCCGGACATACCGTCTATCTTGCAGGTACAGGTGTAAACCTCGGCGGTACACCGCTTGCCGGACAAAAAATAAGCTATGGTACCCCTTCCGCTACCCGGCCTTCGCAAGCTGTTTACTATAGAAAAGTCCAGGTAGTAATAGAACATAATGGTGCCAACTATGAGATTTCTGCCTATATGCAGATGTCTGAAACTGGTGTAATGACCAAAGTATTTGGCCCGGTTACGCTTACATCTCCGCCACCAGCCAACCTCAAAGTTGGCTTCGCGGCAACCACGGGCCTGTATACCGCCCGCCACGAAGTGAAAAACCTGCTGGTAACAACACCTGGTGCTGTCCGCGTGGAGAAAAGCGGACCTGCTTCCATTATTAACAATGGTAGTATGAATTATGAGGTGGATGTCTACAACGATAATATTAATCCGTTAACGGGCATCCCTGTGACGGATACTCTACCTGCCGGACTACAGGTTAGTAATGTCAGCTTCCGGAATAATGGCTATACCGGAAATTCCTATGATGGTGCCGGCTCAATTTCCAGCCAGGTATTTGCTGGCGGAAAAGTAAATCTCCAGGCCGCAAGCCGTGGTACATTTGTGTTTACGGGGAAATACACCGTTACCGACAGTCTGCCGCATATACTCAAAAATGTCTCATATGCCAAAGCTCCTTCCGGCTTTACTGACCCAGACCCCAGCAATGATACGGCTATTATCTATACGTATCGGCAGCCTGCAATTAGTGGAAATAATGTTACTGTATGTAGTAGTGTACCTGTAGGTTTAAACCTGCAAACAATGGCTGGCGCCAATGTCAGCTGGACAGTCACCACTACCGGTAATATTACCGGTGCTGCCAATGGCAGCGCCACCGCCGACGGAACCGGCAAACTGGCGTTTAACCCGGTATTGACAAATACTGGTACCGCCACAGCCACCGCAACATATGTATTCACACCTTCCTACACATACACCTCACCAAAAGATGGGACGCCGGTACCCATTACAGGCAATCCTGTAACCGTGGTGGTTACACTCAATCCTGCACCTAAGGTGACTGTTCCTTCAGATATCAGCGCCTGTGCCGGCGCAACAATACCTGCTATCACCCTGGGTAGTAATATCAATGGTTCCGACTTCAGCTGGACAAACTCCAACCCCATAAACATACTACTGCCGGCCACCGGTACCGGTGCCACCATCCCGGCTTTTACAGTACAGAATAATAATGGCGCCGCTGTAACAGGAAAAATCATTGTGACGGCTATGGCCAATGGCTGCGCAGGAAAAGATTCTTTTAATATCACCATAAACCCTAAACCGGCACCGGCGTTTACATTGAATAATAACTCACAGTGCCTGACCGGTAATTCCTTTGTATTCACCAATACAACTACCGGTACAGGTAATACTTATCTGTGGGACTTCGGCGACGGCACTACCAGCACCACCGCCTCTCCAACACATAGCTATACCAGCTACGGGTCCTACAGCGTGAAACTCAAAGTGACCAATGCAAGCGGTTGTACCGATTCAGTTACGCGTACCGCCGTAGTGTATCATACTCCCGAAGTCGCTTTCATTTATTCTGTAATATCTACCAATAATAACAGTACTTTCTCCTTTACAGATCAGTCTGTAGTAATACCTGCCACAGGGGCTACCTGGTTCTGGACTTTTGGCGACGGTACTACCAGTAGTCAGCAAAATCCAACGCATACCTACTCACAGGCAGGCACCTACACTGTTACGCTGTCCATTACCACCGCCAATGGTTGTACTGCTATCTATTCCACCACCGTTACTGTCAGCATAGATCCGTTTGTTGTTCCTGGCTTTACCATCAACAATAAAGAACAATGTCTGACAGATAATAATTTCATCTTTACCAATACCACCACCACAACAGGTGGAGTTACAATAACCAGTTATGCATGGAATTTTGGAGATGGAGGCACATCCGCCGCTACCAGTCCTTCACATACTTATGCAGCGCCTGGTATTTATACGGTTACACTCACTGTGACCACCAGTACGGGGCATACGGATGTGGTAACACAGTCTGTAGAAGTAAATCCGATACCTACAGTTAATAAGCCGGCAGATCAGGTACTATGCAACAACACTGCTACTACCGCCATTAACTTCACCGGTAGTAATGCCGGTACTGTTTTCAACTGGACCAACAACAATCCTGCTATAGGACTGGCTGCTTCCGGCACAGGTAACATACCGGCATTTACCGCAGTAAACACAGGTGCCACCAACCAGGTAGCCACTATAACGATAACACCTGTACGTGATGGCTGTACCGGTACCGCACAAACGATGACCATCACGGTAATACCAACACCAACAGTTACTACCAGCGGTAACCAGGTAGTTTGTGCCGGTCAGGCTACTGCGGTTGTCACCTTTGGCAGCAATGTTGCCGGCACCACGTTCGCCTGGATGAACGATAATACCAGCATAGGTTTGCCTGCCTCCGGAACAGGGAATATTCCTTCGTTTACAGGCATCAATATGACTGCATTGCCGGTTATCGCCAACATCAGCGTAACACCGGCTGCCAATGGTTGCACCGGCATTACCGCCGCGGCAACTATCACTGTAAATCCAACACCGGCACTAAATAACTCTCTTACACCGACACCTGTTTGTGATAATTCTGTATTCAGCTATGTACCTACCAGCGCTACACCAGGTGCCACTTTTACGTGGTCGCGCCCTGCTGTTGCAGGTATTTCAAACCCTGCAGCTTCCGGAACGGGTAACCCGCAGGAAACATTGCATAATACGACTACAGGAAATGTAACGGTACCTTATACATTTGTCGTTACTGCAAATGGTTGTAGTAATACCCAGATCGTCAACCTGGTCGTAAAACCTACGCCAACACTCAGTTCTCCACTCACGCCGGCAGATGTATGCAGTGGTATGCCTTTCCTCTATGAACCAGGATCAGCAACGCCCGGCGCATCCTTTACCTGGGCAAGGGCAGTGGTGCCTGGTATCAGTAATCCTGCCGCATCAGGAACGGGAAGTGTGAATGAAACCCTTGTGAATACAACTACCGCGCCTGTAACAGTTTACTATAATTATAGCATCAACGCGAATGGTTGTATGAGTGCCGCTAATGTTGCGGTGAAAGTAAAACCAACACCAGCGCTAAGCTCCTCACTCAGCCCTGATCCTATTTGTACCGGCGCACCTTTCGTATATACCCCGGAAAGCGAGATTCAGGGTACCACCTTTGCCTGGAGCAGAGCTGTAGTAACCGGTATCAGCAACCCGGCAGCTACTGGAACCAACAGAATAAATGAAACACTTCATGTAACCGATGGCGCGGTGCATACAGTACCTTATGTGTATACACTCAGTGCTGGTGGCTGTTCCAATGAAAACACAGTAAACGCTACCGTATATCCATTGCCGGTAGCAGGATTCACTGTAAATAATCCACTCCAGTGTCTGGATATCAATAGCTTTGTATTTACCAATACTTCTACCAGCCAAACCAGTAATCCTACCTATTCATGGGATTTTGGCGATGGTAATACTTCTACTGCAGTAAACCCGACGCATGTCTATGCTGCAACCGGTATATATACTGTTACGCTTACCATCACCGGTGGCATAGGCTGCCAGGCTACTACTTCACAGACGGTGAATGTAGTACCTCCGCCAGTTGCTTCTTTTGTTTATAAAGAAGTATCGCCGGCTGCATTTGATCAGATCCAGTTTACCAATACTTCCAGAAGTCTTGTCGGGTTTACACTGTCCTATCATTGGGATTTTGGCGATGGTAATACCGCTACGGATATTTCCCCGCTACATCAGTATAGCGCACAGGGAACCTATACGGTAACACTGACAGCTACCTCGCCGACAGGATGTGCTGCTGTATTTACTACTGTCGTTAAAATCGAATCTAACGTACAGGTAAATGCAGGAATGAACATTAATAACGAAGTACAATGCTTTAGTGTAAATAATTTTGTATTCACAGATGCTTCCGTAGTGGGCCGTAGCGGAGGGTTTATCACTGGTTTTTACTGGGACTTCGGTGATGGCGCTAGCTCCACCCTGCAGAATCCGGTACATGTTTATGGCGCACCCGGATTGTATACTGTAACACATGCTGTAATCACCTCGTTTGGCTATACCGATACCATCAGGGTTACCGTAGAAGTAGTGGAAAATCCGGTACTCATACAAGAACCCAATAAAACTGTTTGTGCCGGCCAACCGGTGGGAGACCAGAACTATCGTGCACGTTCAGGTTATGCTTTGTCTGTCAGCTGGACCAATAACCATCCTGAAATCGGCCTGCCTGCTTCCGGTACCGGACCTATCCCATCGTTTATCGCCCAGAATAATACTACCGCACCAATCGTGGCTACTATCACCGTAATCGCAACAGATAACGGCTGTAACAGCGCACCAATGATTTATACAATTACCGTTAATCCGGTACCTGATGTAAATGCTGTTAACGATCAGACCATCTGTGCAGGTACCAGCTCCACACCGGTGACCTTTACAGGAAGTATACCGGGAACTGTATTTAACTGGACAAATAATAATACCGCCATTGGCTTAGGAGCCAGCGGCACCGGAAGTATCCCTGCATTCACTGCTGTTGCTACGTCCTTATCTGCCGTGGTGACAGTTACTCCTACTGCCTTTGGCTGTACCGGCACAGCGCAGCAATTCAGGTTCAGGGCACTGCCTACTCCAGTACTTACCAGTACTTCCAATCCTGATGCAATATGCAGTGGCGCACCTTTCACTTATATTCCTACCAGCAATGTTGCTACAGCTACATTCAGCTGGACAAGGGCCGCTGTTCCCGGCATCAGTAACCCGGCAAATGCTGGCACCGATTCTGTGGAAGAAACACTGATCAATACGACCAATGCACCTGTAACTGTTACCTATATCTACCAGGTTACCTCTCCTGGCTGTGGTGTAAACAGTGCAACGGTTCAGGTAGTGGTGAAACCACTGCCACAGCTTTCCAGCACTACCACACCACCGGATATCTGTAACAATACTGTATTCAGCTATAACCCGACATCCAATGTGGCGGGGGCTACATTTACCTGGAGCAGAAATGCCAGCACTTCCCTGAGCAATCCTGCTGCCAGCGGCTCCGGCAACCCGAACGAAACACTGGTAAATATCTCAACTGACCTTGCCAGGGCGATCTACTCCTTCACGGTCAATGCAGCCGGATGTTTCAATAGTCAGAACGTAGTCGTGATCGTTGCTCCTTCTGTACAGCTGACAAGTAGCGCTACGCCACCACCTGTATGCTCCGGCGCTCCTTTTAGCTATAGTGTCAGAACAAACGCACCGGGCGCTACCACCACCTGGACAAGAGCCGCTGTCACAGGTATTACCCCGGCTACCGGCACCGGTACCGGTAATATCAGTGAAACACTGACCAATACCACCACTAACCCAATCAATGTCGTGTATACCTATACATTTACCTACCTGGGATGTACCTCTACCCAAAACGTAACAGTAACGGTAAGCCCGGCACCGCAAATCAATACCATTCCTCCAAACGTGGAAGTTTGTGCAGGCCAGACAGTGCCGCCTGTTTTGCTCAATTCAAGGGTGTCTGGCAGCCAGTTTACCTGGACAAATGACAACGTTAATATTGGTCTCGGCGCCTCTGGCGAAGGAAATATCCCGGCATTTGTAGCAACAGATGAATTCGGAACTCCTATCATAGGCACTGTTGCAATTAATGCTGTCTCTCCGGGAGGTTGTACATTACCTGCTCCAATTACATACACAGTAACCGTTCATCCAACTCCTTCAGGTGTTATCACTACTCCCGGCGGAACTTCCTTCTGTGCAGGAAACAGTGTACCACTGATTGCCAAAGGCGGAGATACCTACCAGTGGTACCGTAACGGAACCGCTATCGCCGGCGCAACCAGTGCTACTTACCTGGCTACGACAGATGGTGTATATACTGTCAGCATCTATACAAATTTCGGCTGTAATGTAATTCAGGCAGGAAGTATACAGGTAACCAGTACAACGAAGCCTGTAGCCGGGTTTACCGTTTACCCTACCTGTGAAAATATGCCGGTGATGTTTACCAATCAATCACAGGTAACCGGAACGGTCAGCTACAGCTGGACAGACAACATCGGTAATACATCCTCCGCATTATCTCCGATGTTCGTTTATCCTGCAGGCAGCTATAGTATGCAGCTCACTGTAACACCACAAAACTGTCCGATACTGGCAAGCAGTATTACCAAAACCTTTGATGTGGAAACCCCTGTTCCGGGCATGCGCCTGCCACAGGTAAATACTACCGCCAATAACCCGGTACAACTGAACGCAAGAAACATCGGCGCCGGCACCACCTACGCCTGGTTGCCTGTCACCGGACTCGATAACGCCACCATCATGACCCCAATGGCTACACTCACTGCCGATCAGCAATACCTGATCAATATGACAACCACCAACGGCTGTGTAACCACTGATACCATGCTGGTGAGAGTTCGGGGTAATGATATCATCTTCATACCTAATACGGTGACACCTAACGGAGACGGTAAAAATGATAAGTTCGTGATCGTAGGACTGGAAAAATATCCCGGATCCCCAATTTATATCTACAACAGATGGGGCAATCAGGTATACCAGAATAAAAACTATGATAACAGCTGGACAGGTGATGGCCTCAATGAAGGAACATACTATTACATACTCAAATTACGCCTGCCTTCAGGTGATACCAAAGATTACAAAGGCTGGATAGAATTACTCAGATAA
- a CDS encoding HmuY family protein, with translation MKLSRLKWRSANVMLIAVLLSACSKEDKDNNVSPGPADGTVKTGVYQVVNLVADTSASSGSNAEALYYSLEQNKVIPAAQRQTNNWDIVFYGIYNSSIYPNNGAAAGSPGFGGPGSAKIYVVTDRKFDAQYYDTVNFKPKSLPIPRDLWTTAFKALKTVPVTDDKLLTRDAGLDHFQNEFDGWGYYDFYGSLFPGNDKKTHVVYALPRVMIVKTTKGHYAKIIIENIYKDNPQDPSRDNKPGYVTFRYAIQMDGSTNLDIQ, from the coding sequence ATGAAGCTATCGCGATTAAAATGGCGGTCTGCCAATGTTATGCTCATAGCAGTGCTGCTGAGTGCATGTTCGAAAGAAGATAAAGATAATAACGTATCTCCCGGACCCGCCGATGGTACGGTGAAAACAGGCGTGTACCAGGTGGTAAACCTGGTCGCTGATACCAGTGCATCCTCCGGAAGCAATGCCGAAGCATTGTACTACAGCCTCGAACAGAATAAGGTGATTCCTGCGGCACAACGCCAGACCAATAACTGGGACATCGTTTTCTACGGAATTTATAACAGCAGCATATATCCTAATAACGGTGCTGCTGCGGGTTCTCCTGGATTCGGTGGCCCCGGCAGCGCTAAAATTTATGTTGTCACAGACCGGAAATTCGATGCGCAGTATTATGACACGGTCAACTTCAAACCTAAGTCGCTGCCCATTCCGCGCGACCTGTGGACAACCGCTTTCAAAGCCCTGAAAACAGTACCTGTTACTGACGACAAACTACTTACCCGCGACGCTGGCCTCGACCATTTTCAAAATGAATTTGACGGCTGGGGGTACTACGACTTCTACGGTTCCCTGTTCCCGGGCAATGATAAAAAAACTCACGTCGTATATGCCTTGCCGAGAGTGATGATCGTGAAAACTACTAAAGGACATTACGCTAAAATCATCATTGAAAATATCTATAAAGATAATCCACAGGACCCCAGCCGCGACAATAAACCCGGCTATGTGACCTTCCGGTATGCCATCCAGATGGATGGTAGCACCAACCTGGATATACAATAA
- a CDS encoding HmuY family protein, with translation MKNLICFSLIILSLASCSKSADNTPQSTDRAITVSDLPADTTAAMGEGVDGKQSRPFYTVTFNLNTKEHHTIHNAADSTQYLKNTNWDIAFSKEYNSYVVTNNGTIAGTPGYGGPGVGRLVIVEKPFDQVTTAPSEEIFQSQGLAGVGWDNGNGYGWFFYSLNNHICVPVRNRTFVIKTATGKFAKLELLNIYKGNPPVVTDLFWPAPYITFRYFVQEDGSRDLRNK, from the coding sequence ATGAAGAATCTTATTTGCTTTTCACTAATCATCCTCTCACTGGCATCCTGCTCCAAATCTGCAGATAACACGCCACAGTCAACAGATCGCGCCATAACGGTCTCCGATCTGCCAGCCGATACTACCGCCGCTATGGGAGAAGGTGTGGATGGCAAACAATCAAGACCCTTCTACACGGTGACCTTTAACCTGAACACAAAAGAACATCATACCATTCATAACGCGGCCGACTCTACGCAGTACCTGAAAAATACCAACTGGGACATCGCCTTCTCCAAAGAATATAATTCCTATGTGGTTACCAATAACGGCACCATCGCCGGAACGCCCGGTTATGGCGGTCCAGGGGTTGGCAGACTGGTTATCGTGGAAAAACCCTTCGACCAGGTGACAACAGCCCCTTCGGAAGAAATATTCCAGTCGCAGGGACTGGCAGGAGTAGGGTGGGACAATGGCAACGGCTACGGCTGGTTCTTCTATTCCTTGAATAATCATATATGCGTGCCCGTCAGAAACCGCACGTTTGTAATAAAAACGGCCACAGGAAAGTTCGCCAAACTGGAATTGCTGAATATCTACAAAGGAAATCCGCCGGTGGTAACAGATTTGTTCTGGCCCGCGCCATACATCACTTTCCGGTATTTTGTTCAGGAAGATGGCAGCAGGGACCTGCGTAATAAATAA
- a CDS encoding antibiotic biosynthesis monooxygenase, which yields MNKNFVAINYIQCNEEYTARFEQLFASRAHAIDTMPGFINMHVLRPARPGDDYLIVSYWENEQAFKDWTKSEAFIAGHKRGFEDLAKAKAEGKPAPMRSDFKIYQVISE from the coding sequence ATGAATAAGAATTTTGTAGCGATCAATTACATACAATGCAACGAAGAATATACCGCAAGATTTGAACAGTTGTTTGCTTCCCGTGCCCACGCCATTGACACCATGCCGGGTTTCATCAATATGCATGTACTGCGCCCTGCCAGGCCAGGCGATGACTACCTCATCGTCAGCTACTGGGAAAATGAACAGGCATTTAAAGACTGGACAAAATCAGAAGCATTTATCGCCGGACATAAACGCGGGTTCGAAGACCTCGCAAAAGCCAAAGCAGAAGGCAAGCCGGCGCCCATGCGGAGCGACTTTAAAATATACCAGGTAATAAGTGAATAA
- a CDS encoding alanyl-tRNA synthetase translates to MSTSTKKEKIYLWLKRLGFWGFMFFLIKGLIWLVFFYWVAKEVP, encoded by the coding sequence ATGTCTACATCTACTAAAAAGGAAAAAATATACCTGTGGCTGAAACGCCTTGGATTCTGGGGATTTATGTTCTTCCTGATCAAAGGATTGATATGGCTGGTGTTTTTCTACTGGGTAGCAAAAGAAGTGCCTTGA